A single Ammospiza caudacuta isolate bAmmCau1 chromosome 6, bAmmCau1.pri, whole genome shotgun sequence DNA region contains:
- the KCNA4 gene encoding potassium voltage-gated channel subfamily A member 4, whose translation MEVAMVSADSSGCNTHMPYGYAAQARARERERLAQSRAAAAAAVAAATAAVEGGAAGGGGPYHHYHQEQARGASSSRSGSLPRRQSGKRRKKGKKRSHHLGSRECGASFPCSELLPLSGSEERILKDLSEEEEEDEDEDEDDEEEGKLYYSDDYGEDEFSYSDQPPDDGGGPGGYSSVRYSEYECCERVVINVSGLRFETQLKTLAQFPETLLGDPAKRGRYFDPLRNEYFFDRNRPSFDAILYYYQSGGRLKRPVNVPFDIFSEEVKFYQLGEEAMLKFREDEGFVKEEEEKVLPENEFKRQVWLLFEYPESSSPARGIAIVSVLVILISIVIFCLETLPEFRDDKEFVMSLSLGKGLSNESLRLDAGEHTIFNDPFFIVETVCIIWFSFEFTVRCFACPSKAHFFKNVMNIIDIVSILPYFITLGTDLAQEQGSQQAMSFAILRIIRLVRVFRIFKLSRHSKGLQILGHTLRASMRELGLLIFFLFIGVILFSSAVYFAEADEPATHFQSIPDAFWWAVVTMTTVGYGDMKPITVGGKIVGSLCAIAGVLTIALPVPVIVSNFNYFYHRETENEEHTQMMQNAVSCPYLPTNLLKKFRSASSSSTEDKSEYLEMEEGVKESLCVKETKSQDTGNSSESEKKNCVNSNSVETDV comes from the coding sequence ATGGAGGTGGCCATGGTGAGCGCCGACAGCTCCGGCTGCAACACCCACATGCCCTACGGCTACGCGGCCCAGGCGCGGGCCCGCGAGCGGGAGCGCCTGGCCCAGtcccgggcggcggcggcggcggccgtgGCGGCGGCCACGGCGGCGGTGGAAGGTGGGGCGGCGGGCGGAGGGGGGCCCTACCACCACTACCACCAGGAGCAGGCCCGCGGGGCCTCCTCCTCGCGCTCAGGCAGCCTGCCCCGCCGGCAGAGCGgcaagaggaggaagaagggcaagaagagGAGCCACcacctgggcagcagggagtgTGGggcctccttcccctgctccgAGCTGCTGCCGCTCAGTGGTTCCGAGGAGAGGATACTGAAGGACTTgagcgaggaggaggaggaggacgaagACGAGGATGAAGACGAcgaggaggaagggaagctctACTACAGCGATGACTATGGGGAGGATGAGTTTTCCTACTCGGACCAGCCGCCCGATGACGGGGGAGGCCCCGGGGGTTACAGCTCTGTGCGCTACAGCGAGTACGAGTGCTGCGAGCGCGTGGTGATCAACGTGTCGGGGCTGCGCTTCGAGACCCAGCTGAAGACCTTGGCTCAGTTCCCGGAGACGCTGCTGGGGGACCCAGCCAAGAGGGGCAGGTACTTTGATCCTCTCAGGAACGAGTACTTCTTCGACAGGAACCGGCCCAGCTTTGACGCCATCCTGTACTACTACCAGAGCGGTGGCCGGCTGAAGAGGCCAGTCAATGTGCCCTTTGACATCTTCTCTGAGGAGGTAAAGTTCTACCAGCTTGGGGAGGAGGCCATGCTCAAGTTCAGGGAGGATGAAGGTTTTgtcaaagaggaagaggaaaaggttTTGCCGGAGAATGAGTTTAAGAGGCAGGTGTGGCTGCTGTTTGAGTACCCGGAAAGCTCCAGTCCAGCCAGAGGCATCGCCATTGTCTCTGTCTTGGTCATTTTGATCTCCATTGTCATCTTTTGTCTGGAGACTTTACCAGAGTTCAGAGATGACAAGGAATTCGTCATGTCCCTGAGCTTAGGGAAGGGGCTTTCCAACGAGTCTCTCCGCCTGGACGCCGGGGAGCACACCATCTTCAATGACCCTTTTTTCATTGTAGAGACCGTGTGCATCATCTGGTTCTCCTTCGAGTTTACAGTGCGCTGCTTTGCGTGTCCCAGCAAAGCACACTTCTTCAAGAACGTCATGAACATCATAGACATTGTGTCCATCTTGCCTTACTTCATCACCCTGGGCACGGACCTGGcgcaggagcagggcagccagcaggcCATGTCCTTTGCCATCCTGAGGATCATCCGTCTGGTCAGGGTGTTTCGCATCTTCAAGCTCTCCAGGCACTCCAAGGGTTTGCAGATCCTGGGTCACACGCTCAGGGCCAGCATGAGGGAACTTGGCCTCctcatcttcttcctttttaTCGGAgtcattttgttttccagtgctGTTTACTTTGCAGAAGCTGACGAGCCTGCCACCCATTTTCAAAGCATCCCAGATGCCTTTTGGTGGGCCGTAGTGACCATGACTACGGTCGGTTATGGGGACATGAAACCCATAACCGTGGGTGGGAAGATAGTCGGGTCCCTGTGTGCCATTGCAGGAGTGTTAACCATTGCTTTACCAGTGCCAGTGATTGTCTCCAATTTTAACTATTTCTACCACAGAGAAACTGAGAACGAAGAGCACACGCAGATGATGCAAAATGCTGTCAGTTGCCCTTACCTCCCTACAAATTTACTGAAGAAATTTAGGAGCGCATCATCTTCGTCCACAGAGGATAAATCAGAGTATTTGGAGATGGAAGAAGGAGTTAAAGAATCTCTTTGTGTAAAGGAGACTAAAAGTCAGGACACGGGGAATAGCAGTGagtcagagaagaaaaactgtGTAAATTCAAATTCTGTGGAAACTGATGTGTAG